Within the Methanobacterium sp. BRmetb2 genome, the region GTTACATTAGGTACCTGTACTAAAACTTCTCTCAGTGCAGATGGTTGAATTTCTTTTAGAGCTTCTTTAAAGTCTGATTTTTTCACGATCATTTTTTGAAGAGTTTCTTTAGGTATTTCCTCTTCAGCTTTTATGTCAGGAAGTATTCTTCTTAGAACTCTCATTGCTGCTTCTTTACATAAGGATTCCAGGTCTGCACCTACAAATCCGTGGGTAACATCTGCAATTTCATCCAGATCAACTTTTTCATCCAGGGGCATTCCCCGGGTGTGAATTTGTAGAACTTCATTTCTACCGTCTTTATCTGGTACACCTATTTCTATTTCCCTATCAAATCTACCAGGTCGTCTGATTGCAGGATCAAGTGCGTCTACTCTGTTAGTAGCTCCAATTACCACTACTTGTCCTCTGGTTTTTAGACCGTCCATTAAAGTTAAGAGTTGAGCAACGGTTCTTCTTTCAACTTCTCCACTCACTTCTTCTCTTTTTGGAGATATTGCATCTATTTCATCTATGAATATTATGGAAGGTGCATTTTCTTCTGCTTCTTCAAATAATTCTCTTAGTCGTTCTTCAGAACCACCCACATATTTGCTCATGATCTCTGGACCATTTATAGCAATGAAATGCGCATCGCTTTCATTGGCCACAGCCTTAGCCAGCAAAGTTTTACCAGTTCCTGGAGGACCGTGCATTAATACTCCTTTTGGTGGGCTTATCCCCAATCTTTCAAAGAGTTCTGGTCGTTTGAGTGGAATTTCAATCATTTCACGGACTTTTTTAACTTCTTCTTTAAGTCCACCTATATCTTCATAGGTAACATCTACGAAAGTTTTCACACCTTCCAATTTTGAAACATCCACTGGTTGTTGTTGGACTTCCACATCAGTCATGGGACCTACTTTTACTATTCCGACTGGTTTGGTTGAGACTACAGCTAGTTTTATTTCTCCAAGTGGTGAAACCTCTGGCATTTCTCTGAAGAATTCATCAAATAATCCACCTCTCATGGTCTGTTGTTGTCTTACTCCAGAAACTATTATATCTCCTTTGGATAGTACTCTACCAGCAAAAGCTTGTGTTACATCTCCCCTGATTAGTATTTGTTGTTCTACAGGTGCTAAGACTACTTTTTGTGCTTCTTTAACTTCTGCTCGTCTTACGGTTACTTCTTCTCCAATGGAAGTTCCAGCGTTTTTTCTCATGTAGCCGTCAATTCTTACAATTCCAAGGCCTATGTCTGATTGAGATGATGCTACTAATGCAGCTGTTAATTTTTTTCCTTCAATTTCAATAATATCCCCATCAAGCAAATCTAATTTTTGCATGCATGCTGGATCAATTCTGGCTACTGATCTACCAACATCTGATTGGGAAAATGCTTCTGCAACTTTTAATTGCATTTCTTTTTTTTCCATAAAACACCCCACTATTGATTATTAATTATATTATATTTATTAAATTACTTAAAAATAAATTTTAGTATAAAAAATGTTTTAGTTAATTATTGTTACTATAACATTCGTTGATCATAGTATATAAATGTTTTGGTTAAAAGTATTAAATAAAATTTACAAAATTAAGTAAATAAACCTAAAAAAATAAAATTAGAATACGTTAAAAATATAAAATAATTTAAGCAATTTTTTTACCGAATAATGCCTCCAAAACCCTTTAAAAACTTTTCAACACTTTTTCGAGCATTTTTGTCAATTACTTTATATCTGAAGGTAATACTTATCATGTCTGAAGTGACCTGTTTTCCTTCATAAACATCAATTACCTGAGCATCAACAACATCCTTAATATTTTTAATGGAACTGGCGATAAATTCAGGATTACAATTTTTTGGAAAAACAGCAGAAACATCAAAGTATTTTTTAGGATAAGTCTGAATTTTCCAATTTAATAGTTCATCCTCATTTAAAATTTCAACATTAGATAATTTTAAGGTTGTAATACTGCTATTTTTTATCAGCGTTACTTCATCAGGGGATATTTCTTTTAATATTCCACAATGAACAGTACCCGAATAAATGTGTCTTAAACCTACTTCTCGGCCCAAAGATTTTTTTAAAATTCTTATTTCTTCTGTTAAAGCAGCTATGGCTTTATCTGATCTTCCAAGAGCAGCTTCAAGATCGTCAAGATGTTTGGCAGCGGCACTCATAGTTTTTACGAATTTTTCCTGATCTTCTTCATCGATAATCTTTTTTAGTTCCTTAGAATTAGCCAAAAACGCAGCATGAGTCTCTTTATTGTAACGATTTTCAGTCTGGATAGAATATGCCAGATAAGGATTTTGAGCAACGATTCTTGCTATCATATCAACCATAAGACTATATATGGGACTTGCAAACTTTCTAGACTCTTTTAAATCAATTTGAAGGTTTTCAATGGTGCTTGCTATATTAATGTAGGCAAAATGAGTTAGTCCCTGAACAATGCTCATCATTTTGTCATGAATCTCAGGAGTGGTGATTAAAACCCTTGAATTATCATTTTCAAGAAAATTTATGACTTTATCATACCATTCGCCCCTAGTGATAGGGGTTAAAACAACAACCTGTCCATCTAATGATCTGATTCGAGGTCCAAACATAGGGTGGGTAGGTAAAAATTCAACACCTTCCGGAACAAAAGTTTGCATGGCTTTTGCTGGTTTTTCTTTAACTGAAGTTACATCCATCAGAAGAGATCCAGGTTTCATGACCGGTGCAACTTCCTCTATAACTGAAGCAGTAACGTTAATAGGAACAGAAATAATAACTACATCTGATTGGGATGCTGTTTTTGCATTGTCTTGTGAATATTCAACTTCTAACTTTTTTGAAACCTTCTCACCAGTAATTCTGTCTCGACCAGTTATACAAACATCAAAATTTCTATTTTTCAAAAATTCCGCAATCCATTTACCCAGTCCTCTGGTTCCACCAATCACTGAAATTTTCATTTTAACCTCAGTTTTGCACGGATTCTACATTTTTTTATAATTTCAGATATATTATTAATATTTCATGTGTTTAAGTTATAATTTAGCCTTAAAATTTGAATCAAATATTTCATTATTGTTAATCATATCTTGCTAAGATTATATTAATAATTTTAATTTAATAATTTTAATCAAATACTTTTTCTTTAACCAAATACTTTTTCAGCCAAATATCCGCCCACAGCACCCATACCTATACATATTAATCCAAAGATTATGAATCCGGATATAAAGGTGGATATGTCTGGAATAAGGCTTACAGATAATTCATTCGGTAATTGGGGCACATAAAAAAATCCGTAGATGAAGATGAGGAGGCCCATCACACAAGAGGCAAATATTCCCACTTTAATATTCCTTTTTTCTGGTATGGTTAGATAGGTGGCTACAAATCCAATTATGATTAAAGCCAGTAATCCGTCAAAAAGAATTAAAAAGATTACTCCCAACAATATACTAATAATTATAGCGCTTCCGACTTCGTATTTTCCCATAAAACATTCTCCTAATATTACGCACAATGATTTGAATTGTGAAAAATTATCTACTTAAATCAAACTTTAAATTTTTATTATTTCAAATATGATAAAATTATTCCATGAAAAAGGGCTAATTATAATTACCACAACAAACATTGATTTTTATAAACTAATTATTTTTCTATTATGATAATAAAGTTATAGTATATATCTTATAGGGTTTTTAAAAAAAATAATTTAAAGGTTTTAAAATGCAAATTGTCTATGAAGATCTCAATAAGGGAATTATAGAGCTTATACCAGAAATATTAGATGATTTATGGCATTTATCACATATAATTGAGAAAGGCGACTTGTTATCTTCAAAAACAACCCGCAGAATTCAGGATACGACCGGTGAGAGAATAAGAAGTGATAGGGGAATAAAAAAAACCTTTTTTTTGGGGATACGAGTTGAAGATGTAAATTTCCACAAATACACTGGTAAATTACGGGCTACGGGAGTCATAGAAAAAGGGCCCGAGGATCTGGTGCCTTTAGGTTCGCATCACACTATAGATTTAAAATTGAAAAATTCAATTAAAATTAAAAAGGAAAAATGGTCCCGATGGACCTTAAAACGACTTAAAGAAGCTATTAAATCATCAAAAAAACCTTCAGCAGTAATAATATCAATCGAAGACGATGTCGCTGATTTGGGAATTGTAAAACAGTATGGTATTGATTATTATGGTCCTATAATAGGAAATATATCTGGAAAAAGAATAATACAGAAAGATAGGCAAAAATCTATAATCGAATTTTATAATGAAGTTGTTAATGCCCTATTAAACTTTAAAGAGATTAGTACCATTATCATCGCGGGGCCAGGCTTTACCAAGGGAGATTTTTTCAAATTTTTACAGGAAAAATTTCCGGATTTAGCTAAAATATGCATCATAGAAAGTACAGGTTCTGGTGGCCGTACAGGAATCAACGAAGTACTTAAAAAAGGCACTATAGATCAACTGGCTGCTGAAAATAGAATTGGACAGGAAATCAGTTGGGTAAACAAGATCTTAGAAGAGGTAGGTAAATCCTCTAAACTGGCCAGTTATGGTAAAAGACATGTTAAAGAGGCAGCTAATTCTGGTGCAGTTGAACAATTATTAATAATTGACGAAATGGTTCGCCAGAAAGATGTTGAGGATTTGATGGATCTGGTAGAAACTATGGGTGGTAAAGTTATGATTGTAAGCAGCGAGCACGAAGGAGGAAAACAGTTAATGGCGCTGGGTGGTATTGCTGCAATTTTAAGGTATAGTTTGGGTTAGAATCAGATTTAATGATATTTTCTGGGTTAAAATGATAGTGAAAATGATGTAATTTGATATTTTCAAAAGATTAAATTTGTGTTATAGGATGGTAATATGGACCTTAAACTTTCATTGTTGGCAGTTTTTATTGTTTCTGCATTTTTGACAGTTTTACTTAAAGTAATATTTGAAAAAGTGGGAGGCAATTTATATACCTCAGTAAGGGGTGGAACTCCTCGTGCTGTTGGTTTAGCACCTTTCATTGCCATGATATTATTTTTACCATCACCTTATCGTGACTTAATTTTAATAATAGGCGTATTCGCATTTTTAGATGATATTATTGGTCGAAAAAAAATTAAAAATTTACCTGTAGAAATTGGACAGCTTTTACGGGGATTAGGAATGTTAATGGTGGCATACGTTGGTTACTTCTATTTTGGACCAGCTTCAATCCTTATAGCTTTAATGGTCCAGCCCTTAAATATTGCGGATATGCAGCCAGGATCGGCTTGTTCTACAGTAATCATAATGAGTGCTATAATTCTGCTTAGCATGTTCTATTTTGGCATACTTGGATTGTACGTACCTTTGGTGGTGTTGATAGCCTGTTTAGGATACGCTATTTTAGATTTCCAGGGCAAAATTATGATGGGCGAGATTGGGAATCATTCATTTGCAGTGGCCTTGGGAATGAGCTATGCAGTATTAGGCGGGTTTTGGGGGACGTTGCTACTTTTTATCTTAACCGTAATTGTAATTGCATTAATTAGACGAAATAATCTAACAAAATTTATGCAGAATAACCTTAAAATTATGGATCCTTCATTCGGAGATTTTTTCATGGATGTTCTAACCGGCGGAGGATTAGGAGATATTTTACGCAGAATTTTACTTGGAAAACGAAGGATAATCATTAATAACAAATTATTAAAATTTTTAGGATTTCGAAGATTGTTTTACAACCCATTTGCACCCCATAGCGTGTTATAGGGTAATCATGTATTTAAATCAACAAAAATTTATAAATTCTTAAAATTAAATGCATTACTGATTAAATGATTCACATTACTGCAAAATTTAGATATAGTATGAATAAAATACTTTCTTGATTAATAAATTTTTATTAACTTATTAAAGGTGATTTAATGAAAGCACTATTTTTAGTTACAGGAAGAGGTGAAGGGGGCGACGCTGTAACTGCACTCAATATTTCAAAGGTTCTAACTCATCATGGTTTTGAAAGTGATTTTGCACTTGATCCAAGAGCAACTGGAGTTCTTTTTGAAAAAAATAATATAAAGTGGCATGAAACATCTATACCTCAAGCCGGTGGACATGCAGCCACCAAACTTTCCCTAGTTAAAGGAGGATTTAAAACACTTAAAGCAGTGTTTAGCACAGTTAAACTAATCAGAAAAATCCGTCCTGATGTGGTTATAGGGGTTATCGGTGGAGGGGCAGTTATTGCCTGCATATCATCCAAATTTGCTGGTGTTCCAGGGGTGGGAATTTCCAATACACCAACGGATGCTAAAGTTTGCAGTAATTTAACTGCAACTATTGCGCTTCCTGAATCCAGCTTATTTACGTTAAATTCAGTAAACGAGAGGGTATATAAGACGTATTATCCTGTTGAACATAAAATCACACAGGGTAATCAAGAAAAAGCCGTTAAAATGATGCCGGCTAATTATAGGGAAGATGTTCCCACAATTTTATTATCTTCAGGATCTTTATTATTTGAAAAAATGGCCTTGGCTGCTTCAAAACTTGGTAAAAGTGATATTAATGTCAATATTGTGGTGGTTGGAAATATACGCAACGAAAAATGCACAAAACTACTTAAATCAGAGAATGTAATTTATTTAGGTTATGTGGATTGGATGCAGGATCTATTACAGCTAACAGATGTTGCAGTTCTATCAGACGATGGAATGATGATTAACGAGGCTTTAGCATGTAAATTACCCATAGTATCTTTGGTTAGAGTAAAATATGGGCGTTATCATAATATAGCATCTTTATTTGACGGTGCGGTTGTTGAATCTGATTTAGAAGATATAAATGAAGTATTAATGGATGTTCTAAATAATTTAAATGAATTCAAAACTACTGCAGCTAAATATGGGGAAGAAATACTAAAATCTTCAGAAAAAATAGCCCAGATAATAGTAGATCAAGTTAAAAAATAATAATTAAATATGAAATTTCCCCATTTCTGTTAATTGAGGAAATTCTTGGATTTAGAATTATATCAAATAGAATATGGTTACAGATTCTACCACTGCTGCTATAAAAAGCACAATCAGGATTAAAACATAACTTTTCAAGTTATATATCCAAGCTTTTTTAAAGGCAGCTAATCTTTTGGTCTCTCCTAAAGCACTGGGTTTTATAATGGAGAGTATAAAATCAGTACTTGCAGCAAAAGCCATGACATATGCCAGACCTTCCAGTATTAAAGTAGGTATAACATATATGAGCAAGATAGTTGCCTGTGGATTTATAGGGGCATAAATGAAACCCCATAGAAACGGCCTATAGAGAAATACCAGTGTCCCAATACCAATCACATTAAGAACCGTTATAAAAAGGAAGCTACCCAGAGAAGCGTTGAAGCCGAAAATGGTTAAAATTACCGAAATTAAATCACCAGCACTAATTGCCTGGACTAAAGTGGGAAGTGTGGAATTTAAACTAGTGGTCACGGTTTGAACAGTGCCCTCTCTTGAAGCTGAAAAAAATAAACCTGCAACTCCTCCAAAAATCACAAGTAGATAATAAATTAAGAAAGAATATAGAAATCGCTTTTTGTAACGTTCAACATAAAAATGGTAAATATTTTTCACAAATTTTATCATAAAATAACCTCATTCCTTTAAATTAATGCTTTGAACAGGGAATACAGACATAATCATCATCTTCTTTAATAATCCTATGTGTTGATACCATTTCTTCACATTTTGAACATTTTATACTTTCAAATATGGTGGCTTTATCTGGTATTTCCACTTCAACATACTCTGCTTTGAATATTTTCTCTGGAAGCATTTTAATAATTTCATTGGTAACATTTAGCACGGCATTTTTTAATTTTGCTAGATCTTCCTGGCTGGCTGTTTTTGATTTCACTTTCTGGCGAATTTCACTTATGGAAGGCTCAATTTCGTCCATATTGAATGATTCTAGAATGGATACTCTAACTGCTTTTCCAGTTACTCTATTAATGAAAGTATAAACTTGTTTTCCATAGTCATTGAATATCAAATTTCCTTTACCAAAGGTACAACCAGTTAATACTTGTATAGCATCCACAGCACAGGTATCATTTTCCACAATAGCAACTAATTCCTCGTCTGGAGATTTGGTTGTAGATAATTTTTTTAAGGCAAGTTCTGCAGCTTTATAACCCAGTGCAGATCCAGGACAGACATGACCATGGAATTCAATTACATCTGAGAAAGGTTTTATATCATTTGATGTTTCCTTCATTTTTTCAGCTCATTTTGGTTTTGATCACTCATTACTTTTTAGATTTTGGATTTATCCTATTCTTAATTATTTTAAATTTAAGTATGTTATTGTTGATTTTAGCTGAATTTAGCAAAAAACCTCATTAATTTGTATATGGCATCGGTTGAGGGGTGTGTCTCAATAAAATCATCAAAGTCATAGGTTTTATAACCATCCCTTAACATCTTGGACATATATGCTATACTGTTACGGGAAGATGGGGATATTGAGAATATTTTTTTAACATCTCCTGTTTTCGGCTGGATAACTATCTTTGTAAATCCTGTTTTACCTTCGAAAACTTTCCAAAATGCTCCAGGACCTGCAGATCCAGGTAAACCTCCTGTAATCCATTCTTCCTTATTTTCAGATGAATTATCAGAGGTTAAAAAAGCAACATCTTCTTGAAGAGAGATTGCAGAGGGTATAAATCGGTAATCTGCCTCAGTTATAATTCCTGACATGTTCCGGGCAGCCACAATTCCCTCCATACGGGCCACAGGAGTATTGGCAATTCCACCAGTTACATCTCCTGCTGCATAAATATTTTTATCACTGGTTTCCATTCTTTTATTTACTAATATGTTACCTCGAGAATCAGTATCCACTAAATCATTAACAATTTCAGAGTTAGGTACCATTCCAGTGGTTAAGAGCGTATGGCCTTCTAATTTTCCTTTATTACTCTCTACCCAGTTACTGCTTATTTCACTGACCTGGACATTTTTTATTATTTTAACATCCTCTAGAAGTTTATCTGTCACATATTTTTTTATATCGGGATCAAGCATTTTTAAGAAATCTTTTCTGCATAATATTTTGACCTGAGAACCCATAGTGGAGAATATGTTGGCAAATTCAGCGGCCATAACCCCGCTGCCAATTATATTAAGTTTTTCAGGAATTTCAGGAATTTCCAACACATCTTTGTATGTCATGGCATGTTCTGAACCTTTAATTGGGGGTATGAATGGTCTGGCTCCAGTGGCTATTAATAATTTATCATAGTCCTGTTTCTTGCCTTCAACTAAAACTGCTCCTTTCTGTACTTCAGCATTTCCAGAGACTATTTCTACGCCAGTGTCTTTTGTTTCATATTCTAAAATTTTCCTGATTTTACTCAAAGTTTTTTTAATACCTGCAGCAGTATTTTTAAATGAAATAGTAATATCACTAATATTTACTCCAAAATCAGATGAAGTATGGGCAGTGTTTATGAATTTAGCAACGTCGTTTAATCCACAAATTACCATACATCCCTCATTAAGACAGGTACCTCCAATTCCACTTTTTTCAATCAATGTTACATCATTTTCCAATCCTGCAGCTTCCATTGCAGCAGTTCTTCCTGCAGGTCCTCCACCTATTATTACTACTTTCATATGAATGCTTTCCCCCTGTTTAGAACAATTTTTTGTTGGTTATTACTTTTCCGGGTTTCTTAATGTCTTAAAAACATAATTTTCCATTTTTTTATCTTGTAATGATTTTTCTTAGATATCTTTATATTGTAATATGTGATAAGATAATCTAGTTATAATTTTGAATTTAGTTAAAGAAATTATATATAATTTATAAAAATTTTGTAATACTTAAAAAGCTAAAAGAGGAGATTATATGTGCATTGCCGCACCAGCTCAAATTATAGAAATTAACAATAATGTAGCAACTGTTGACTTTGGAGGCGTAAGGCAACAGGCTAAATTAGATCTTGTAGAAGATGTAACTATCGGTAAATATGTACTGGTACATTCAGGATATGCTATTGAGGTTTTAACTGATCAAGCAGCTAAAGAATCTCTGGAAGCATGGGATGAACTTCTGAAAGTACTGGATGAAGAAGAATAAATTTAAGAAGAATAAATTTATTTTTAAATATTTTTTTTATTTTAAAATTGAGTTAGATCCTAATTTTTGCATATTTAGCTTTAAATTTCATTAAAATTAATTTTAAATAAAATATGCTGTTTAATAAAAAAATAAGATAATATTTAAAATTTAAAATTAATAGGAAGGATCTTTTCTATTAACAAACTGTGTTAATAAACTTACAAGTATAAATCCGCCGATTATTATTCCTAAGATTAAAAATGTAGTATCCATTCTTTCACCAACTTAATCCTATTATTTTATTAAAGTACATTTATCTCTTATAAATTCTTTTATTTATTTCTTTTAAGCATATTATCTGGAATTAGTTCAGAGCACTACAACACTTTTTAATAAATCGAAACTCTTTTTATACCAGTTATATCTAGAAATTGATTGTATAAATGTCCAGGGATTGGTTTTTCGGTGATTATGGTTAAAAGAGGATTTTCTTCAAGTTCAGGATCCCCTGCATGGGCTTGTCGGATGCTTATTCCTTCTCTGGTTATAAGTTCTGTTGCAGTGGCTATTATGCCGGGATTTTCAGCATTTGCTTCTATTTCCACGACTCCAAATCCCAGAGTTTTGGCAACATTTTTAAGCAGAGTACCGGCAGGCAGTATATTCTGGAATATGTTGGCCAATTGTTTATCTGATAGTATTACATCTACCGTGGCTTTTATTGTTCTTCTGTCTACCCCGGAAGCTCTTGCCAGGGCCATATCACTTATTTCTACATTACCACAGAATATTTTACCATTTTCTTCAACATGAAGGCCCAGTTCCACTATCTTCCGGGCAACATCCATACGTGCTGGGTATTTTTCAAATTTGTGTTTGATCTTGTCCCACATAGAAATCAGTTAGGCTTTATTTTATCTATTTTTCATTGAAAACTTTATTTGGATATATCTTTCAGCCATAAAATCGGATAACATATCTCTTTTGTTTAGTACATTTTTGTATAAAATCAATCATTAGTGTATAGAATCAATCATATAAATTTTTCCGACTTTTATACAAATATTTTTCAAAGGATTTAACTCAAAACCCACAAAATATAAGCATTTATACTACCTAAATATGTACTTATTTAACTAATTTTACTGTTATCTGGATTAACTAAATTATTTATGCTACTAAAAGGAAATAATAGCAGATTTCAGATATAATAATGAAAAAATGCTATCTTAATTACATAATTTTAACTTATGTAATCTATGATGGATATGGAGATTATTTTTAATAATGCAACAAAATTGGGAGATAAATTTCAATTAAAAGATGGAAAAATGGATATATTCAATTTTAATCCAACTAAAAGACTTAATTTTTATTAAATTGCATAATTTATAATGTTAAGCTTTTAAAGATTAATATTAACGATAGTTATTTAATATAATTTATGCAATTTTGTAATATAGAATAAAATGAGACATAAAATGTTATAGATACCTCTTCTAATACATGCATCATAATTACTGTATTCTTGACACTATCAACTATTTAATGTGATATAAATGATAAATTCTGAAATTCCATCAGGAATAGAAGGAAAACTAGAAAAACATCAAATAAAACTATATAGGGGCCTTAGAAAACTTGGGGAAGATATATCAGATCTATATTTAGATGGAATAAATCTATTAAAAAGAAATGAATTTCGTGCTAAATCTAATTATCTTGCTCATACTGCAAGAGAAATAGATGGTGGGATAAGAGATGTATTATCTCGTGAAAAAGATAAGAAAATAATTCAAAAAAGGCTTAATAAGGGTGAATTTGGTAATATAAGCAAATATAAAGAAGATATGGGGCACGTGGCATCAATTCTTACAGCCTTGAATTGTGATCTAGAATCTGAAATTGCTAAAGAATGGATTGATGTAGCTACAAAATTTGCCAGATTGGCCCATAGAGATAGTAAGAACAGGAGATTAAGAGATCCTTCAGAAACTGAAGATTTATGGAAAAGATATGAAAAAGTTTTATTATGGCTTGTGGGGGAGCATTATAATTATTTAGAACGCATAGATAGAATTTTAAGTTATAAAGAACCATCTGAAGAACAATTAAATGCTTTAAATCAGTTAATAGGTAATGAAGCAGTGTATACTTACTTTTTTGCAAATCTAGAATTTATAAAATGGCTAAAACCTCTTAAAGAAAGAGGATACTTTGATTTAGATAATATTCCTAAAAGATATGAACTTCCTGATCGTCCTGGAACCATTTCACGTCCTCCATTTATGCCTCTATTTTATTTAAAAAAGCTTGTAGAAAAAAATCAGGAAAATCCTAATCAAGATGTTGTAGATATTTCCATTGAAATTATAAATTCAATTATTGACAATTATGGTAGTGTAAACAATGGATGGATTGACTATATTATTTTAGATATGATAAGTATTTTACCCGCAAGTAAAATCGAAAATAAACACATAGAATTCATAAGAACAATCTTAAAATCATCGAAGTGGGATAAGTCTTTTACTTCTGCAGATATAAAAGAAATACTTTCTGCTTTAATTAAAGGTAAAAGAAAAGATTTAATTTTGCATTTAATTGATATAATGTTTGATTTTACAGTTGAAAGAAATCAACCTATACCCATAATGGATCCGTTTTGGTTAAATGAATCTTTGAAAGAGTATAAAGGTAGTATATATGGATTATGTGGTATTGAAGCTGCTAATGTCGCTTTAGGAAAAATTAAAGAAATAACTGATTTTAATCCTCAATTTGAAGTTTCCGCGATTGACGATCATCCTCAAAATATGTTTCCTGATGATTATAATTGCCAGTTAGTTCATTTTGTGAGAGATATTTATGATTCTTTAAATCCACAAGATATTAATGATTTATTAAAAAATTTAATCAACGAAAAAGCTCTAATTTTCAAGAAATTAGCCATTCATACCATAAACCATCATTATACTGAATTAAAAGATCTATTTTGGGATTGGAATGGTAACCCCTTGAATAGTGAGATTAGACATGAAGTATATATGTTATTAAAAGTTCATTTTTCATCTTTTGATGATAGTGAAATTAGAAAGCTAATTGCTTGGATAAAAGATGTAAAATATTATATTCCTGATGAATACAAGGATAATCAAAAAGAAAAGGATAAAAGAGAGGCTATTGCAAAGTTAAAATGGTTAAATTCTATAAAAGAATCTAAAAATGAAAAAATTCAAGAAATTTATAAAAGGTATAAAAAAATATATCCCAAAGAAATAAAACACCCTGATTTTGATGTATGGCATGGAGAAACTATAGTACTTATACCAAAAAAACCTAAAAAACTATGCGAAAAGCCCAATAAAGAAATTGCAGAATATTTAAAT harbors:
- a CDS encoding dihydrolipoamide dehydrogenase, with amino-acid sequence MKVVIIGGGPAGRTAAMEAAGLENDVTLIEKSGIGGTCLNEGCMVICGLNDVAKFINTAHTSSDFGVNISDITISFKNTAAGIKKTLSKIRKILEYETKDTGVEIVSGNAEVQKGAVLVEGKKQDYDKLLIATGARPFIPPIKGSEHAMTYKDVLEIPEIPEKLNIIGSGVMAAEFANIFSTMGSQVKILCRKDFLKMLDPDIKKYVTDKLLEDVKIIKNVQVSEISSNWVESNKGKLEGHTLLTTGMVPNSEIVNDLVDTDSRGNILVNKRMETSDKNIYAAGDVTGGIANTPVARMEGIVAARNMSGIITEADYRFIPSAISLQEDVAFLTSDNSSENKEEWITGGLPGSAGPGAFWKVFEGKTGFTKIVIQPKTGDVKKIFSISPSSRNSIAYMSKMLRDGYKTYDFDDFIETHPSTDAIYKLMRFFAKFS
- a CDS encoding hydrogenase, giving the protein MCIAAPAQIIEINNNVATVDFGGVRQQAKLDLVEDVTIGKYVLVHSGYAIEVLTDQAAKESLEAWDELLKVLDEEE
- a CDS encoding amino acid-binding protein, with product MWDKIKHKFEKYPARMDVARKIVELGLHVEENGKIFCGNVEISDMALARASGVDRRTIKATVDVILSDKQLANIFQNILPAGTLLKNVAKTLGFGVVEIEANAENPGIIATATELITREGISIRQAHAGDPELEENPLLTIITEKPIPGHLYNQFLDITGIKRVSIY